Proteins found in one Phocoena sinus isolate mPhoSin1 chromosome 19, mPhoSin1.pri, whole genome shotgun sequence genomic segment:
- the LOC116744177 gene encoding uncharacterized protein LOC116744177: MKPDSVLPWGPACLPGCPPGLHSQLLWKPPFFINYEHDGGGGGGRRHWWNRGLSTLDAHRDHKGLSQKLSTSVGTKTSRFSYETLDTGCPPPEEGEAAMGTGPSPSDELPVQDSPYVPQPQLVFLQQMLLRKMEQNGKDEKASNSAPKPSQQMSGTAGQGARGPPTAPSPGTEARLLPRRPICLDDSQLGSVSGKLDTGEAWSRPPAVQ; the protein is encoded by the exons ATGAAGCCAGACTCAGTACTGCCCTGGGGTCCTGCCTGCCTTCCCGGGTGCCCTCCAGGACTCCACTCCCAGCTGCTGTGGAAACCGCCTTTCTTCATCAACTATGAgcatgatgggggtgggggtggggggaggagacaTTGGTGGAACCGGGGGCTCTCAACCCTGGACGCACATCGGGATCACAAGGGCCTCTCCCAGAAG CTTTCCACAAGTGTGGGCACCAAAACCTCAAGGTTTTCCTATGAGACCCTGGACACCGGGTGCCCACccccagaggagggagaggcagcCATGGGCACTGGCCCAAGCCCCTCAGATGAGCTTCCCGTCCAGGACAGCCCTTATGTCCCTCAGCCGCAG CTGGTTTTCTTGCAACAGATGCTGTTGCggaaaatggaacaaaatggaaaagacgAAAAGGCGAGTAACTCGGCCCCAAAGCCTTCCCAGCAGATGTCAGGGACAGCAGGGCAGGGTGCCCGAGGCCCGCCCACCGCACCCTCGCCTGGCACAGAGGCACGGCTGCTGCCACGGCGACCCATATGTTTGGATGATTCGCAGCTTGGCTCGGTATCGGGGAAGCTCGATACTGGGGAAGCGTGGAGCCGCCCTCCCGCTGTTCAATAA